In Gracilinanus agilis isolate LMUSP501 chromosome 1, AgileGrace, whole genome shotgun sequence, the sequence TTAGAGGCTAAATTAGATGAAGAATTGAAAAAATTGTGGCTTGAAAGAATGAGAAGGTTATGTATGCTAATGAGAAGGTTTGAAGCAGTGAATGTCTAGTGGGGGGAGAGAAAAACATGCTTACCAACTCCACTTTAGGCATTCTTAATTTTAGATATTAGGAGCATGTTTAAGAAATATGGTACTTAAGGGAATGTCAGGGTCAGGTTTGGATAAGTAGACTTTTGGAATCATTAATAACAAGGAATAGTTTAATACTTCAGAAATAATGAGGTTCCCAAAGAATCAAAactagagagaagaggggagagattcCTGCCACAGTAAAGGTTATTAGATgaaaaagagtcagagagaaacaAAAGTGGATAGTGTTACAGGAATCTCTCACATCTGACACTGTCGACCACTGTCTTCTTGATACTCTTTTCCCTTTGACTCTAACTCTTCTCTCTCCTGATCCTTCTCCTTCCTGACAACCTCTCCATTCCCATGACTGATTggttaattttcttctttctatatcaGGAATATAATTTCCCCTAAGGCCTTGTCCTAGGATTTATCTTCTCTCCATATATTCTTATCAACTCCCATAACTTCAATTACtatctctatacagatgatttCCAAATCTCTATACCTAACCCTGATCTCTCCTTAAGTTCCAAACATGTGATTCCAAGTGCCTTTTGAACTCCTGAATATCCTTCTAGTGCTTCAAAATCAAATGTCCAAAATTGGACTCTTCATCTTTCCCAAAAAATGTCTACCTTCCCATCTTCTCTATTTATAATGATTCATGCCACTCTTTGCTACCTAGACTCAAAACCTCAGAAATCTCCATAACTCTTCCACATCACTCATGCCCACAACCAGTCACCAAATCCAGTCAATTCTCCCTCCATAATATCTCTCACAACTGCTCCTTCTTCCCCACTTACCTTACCACCACCCTATTTTAATAGCCTCTTCATTTATCCTTCTGTACCCAGCATCTTCCATCTCTAATGTATTTGTCATATCTCCCCTGTTAGCCTTTTGTGGAAAAGGACTAGGTCATGAATTTCACGTCTAGAATTCATTTACTCATCATTTCTGTCTGATCAAATATCTTCCTACAAAGCTTCCCTCAAGTGCCACCATCCTACCCTGTTCCTCACATTGTTAGTGGCATCCCACCTCCCCaaaaaaaacattgaattaactatatatatatgcatatatatatatgtagtgaaTATGTAGTGAATATGTGTCAATGTATATAGATGTGTATAAAATCTACTTTATCTGGGATTATGCTGTTTCCTTCCAATAGGATATATGCTCATTGATTGCAAGTAATGTTTaatctttgtttttgtatccctagtacctagcacagtgcatggaataaagtaagcacttaattagtcctagttgaatgaatgaattgatttttctcttatttgttgGCTTCATACTTAAAAGGattgaagaaaacaataaaacagattCAGAAATTTCAAACTTCATCCAATTATAAAGCAGTAGTGATCCTATAATACTTTTTTATATGATTGGTCCTCTGAACTCTTGCAGGTAACATACAGGAAATAAATGGAAGAAGTGAATCAGACCACCTCTGTTACCAGATTTGTTCTCCTGGGACTTTCTGCTCATCCAAAGCTTGAGAAAATTTTCTTCGTGCTAATCCTAGTGATGTACTTGGTAATTCTTCTGGGCAATGGAGTCCTCATCATCATAACTATCTATGATTCCCACCTGCATACACCCATGTACTTCTTCCTTGGTAACCTCTCCTTCCTGGATATTTGCTACACAACTTCTTCTGTTCCTCTAATTCTAGACAGCTTCCTCACCCCAAGgaaaaccatttccttctctggctgtgCAGTACAAATGTTTCTGTCTTTTGCTATGGGAGCAACTGAGTGTGTCCTCCTGAGCATGATGGCATTTGACCGCTATGTGGCCATCTGCAACCCCCTAAGATATCCCATTATCATGAGCAAGTCTGCCTATGTGCCAATGGCAATGGGATCCTGGATAGCAGGAGCTGTCAACTCAGTTGTGCAGACATCTCTTGCAATGCAATTACCTTTTTGCGGAGACAATGTCATCAATCATTTCACTTGTGAAATTCTAGCTGTCCTCAAACTAGCCTGTGCAGATATCATAACCAATGTGATTAGCATGGTAGTAGCTAATATGATTTTTCTAGTCATGCCAGTgctgttcatttttatttcctatgTTTTCATCATTTCCACCATTCTCAGGATCCCTTCTGCAGAAGGAAAACGCAAAGCTTTCTCCACTTGCTCTGCTCATCTGACTGTGGTGATTATATTCTATGGGACTATCCTCTTCATGTATGCAAAACCTAAATCAAAAGACTCTCTTGGAGCAGATAAACAACAAATAGCAGACAAGTTAATCTCCTTGTTCTATGGTGTGGTGACTCCCATGCTCAATCCTTTGATCTATAGTCTGAGGAACAAGGATGTAAAAACAGCTGTGAAGAATATGTTAACTCAAAAACTCTTCACTCAGTAAATGTAATCAAATCACAgaacaaaagaactggaaagattaTTACAGGTCAGATAATCCAACACAGCCCCTCCAccacttattatttttttctattgaagAAATGAACCTGGTCTAGGGGTTTAGGACAAAGGCTTAAGCATCTTGCTCTGAATAACATAATTAATTTATAGAAGATTCTGAACTAGAatcttaaagattttttaagtGCCTTGCAAGTAGGagttgtttcattcattgtatttgtaatCTCAACACCTAGTAAGTACGgttcttggcacacagtagatacttaataaatacatgctaattgattgatttatatctgagatttctaaaagaaagattttgatatgttatatatttatcaaAAAGGTTTCATTTTGCAGAACTTGAATGCAAAATAATACCATCCCTTCAGCATATTTGACCTTGCTCACAAGAATTGTAGTTATAGCTCATAGCAAGTagtatttgtataaaatatttagcagTATCTAAAGAGTCACATGCCATCTGAGTGCAAgtgtttattttattacttttaactCCTATTTaaagaatatcattttaaaagatatttctctAGACATTCTCTTATTGGTCACTGCCTTTTTCTAGAAATATTTGGGAAACTCTCACTAGTTTTTTCACTTACTACCTATTGATGTTTAACTACAAAATTTTTATCTCCTCTCACTCATTTACCCAACCTGCATCCCTAGATATGTTCAAAGGACTTTGGGAAATGAAAAAGcaaggagtaaaaaaaaagagaaagaaacaaaagtaagAGTGAATGAAATACCTTTTGTATCTACTGATCTACCTCTCTAAACTGGACAGAGAAGCTCTGAtgtaaaaactagaaaataggcAAGGGGGAAATGAAGACTAATCAACACAAAGTgtgctctttctttttaaaaaaaatgtatttatatgtttTGTATTGGTATTACAAACACTTGAAGATTATCTCTACTCCATGAGTAGAGAGTCTCTTGTAACAAACTAAAACAATTTAGCAAAATTAATTATAGTAAGTAtgtgcaggggcagctgggtagctcagtggagtgagagtcaggcctagagacaggaggtcctaggttcaaacccagcctcagccacttcccagctgtgtgaccctgggcaagtcacttgacccccattgcccacccttaccactcttccacctatgagacaatacaccgaaatacaagggtttaaaaaaaaaaagcaaaaaaaaaaaagtatgtgcaAACTTACACATATGTTGTATCACAAGCACACTCACATCTTTATTTGAAAAACACttattttgattaataaaatctattttctttccatccCAGCCCTTTCTCACCctatagaagaaaaaagactagaaaaataaattcgtataacaaatatgcaaaaccgaacaaaataaattccttcaTCTCCTGTATACatggagagtgggagggagaagagattaGACTGCATACCAAACTGAAGATCTATAGAGCAGTTGCACTGATTTCATTGCTATATGCATACTTGTAAAACTTGGAGAGTTTATCAGTACCGTGCCAGAAACCTAAATATTTCCACTTGAATTGTCATGGGAAGATTTTGAAGATTATTTGGCAAATAAGGTACTGGACAGTGAGGTCCTCTCTCAAGCTGAAATGCCAAACATTCAAATTCTACTGTACAGAAAGTAAATCAAAAAGGTTGGCCACATTGCACAACTACCAAATAGATATTTATCCAAAAGATCATTTTGTGGAGAACTCAAAAGGAGTGGTACAAGGACATTCTTACAGCTTCTTTGAAAAACTTTGACATCAactgtgagacatgggagatgcTGGCATAGGATTGCCCATAATGCTGTGCCTCAAAGAGGGTACTGAACTCTATGAGCAAAGTAGAAAATCCTAGGAGCACAAGGGAAAAATTAATTGCACAAATCCAGAGCCTTCAACCCAAATGTTCAGACTACTTAGACCCAAACTGTAGTAGGGTCTTCTAAACTCATATGAGTGTTCAGTCATAACTAAACACACCTTGACCTTAATATTGtcatgtcattggtcttctttgaaaaaaagTACAGGCAACaacatatgtgtatgtttatatgcatGTCTTTAGATTTATCTATCTCATCCTCCATCCTAAAACTATTACCTCATTGCCAAGGGGTAAAGTTTCCTCATCAAGCCCCTTTAATCATGAATAGTCATTGTATTAGCCACAGTTCTTACAACTTTCaaaagtttatttgtttttacagtgCTATCATTATTGTATAGTTTTCCTGGTTCCTCTGtttcaattcatacaagtctctttgaaattatctttctttctaaatttctaacagcacaatagtactccttTCATATTCCTTTCACAATGTTGCATATTTGTATACCAGAACTTATTGAACCATTCCTAAGTTGATGGTCGCCcaattttagtttccaatttttttgctacaaaAAGAGGCATGATAGATATTTCTATATGTCATGGCTGACATTTAACAagaaggtaaactgaggcaattcTCCATGCAAGATAACATTAATAGTGGCATATTGCCTATCAACAAATGGGCCAAGACTTGCTTCTATTTATGCAACAGCCCCAAAGCAGATGGACAGTTCTCCTTTCACAGGTTTCAGGTAGTACAGAATAAAGAACAGAACAGGGACTGGGGACAACATTACTAGTTTCAAAGCTGAGGCACAGCGAAGAAAGAGCATGATTGGTTAGATGTCTGGTAATGGGTAACAATGACCACTGCCCTTCTATATAACTAAGACTTTCTCATTGTTCCTCTGAGTCCACCTGTGAGGTTACTGATAAAGATCCAGACTTTTGGAGAGTAAACCAGATAACCTTGAAGGAAATCTTGGTGGTGTAAAGATATTAGGCTTAACTCTCTTCTGTTCACCCACATTTCTCCAAGTTCAATTAAATTTCTTGAGGCAAGAATAGATAACAAGCGACCTGGATCTTTAAAATCAGGCCATCATCAACCAGCTGAACCTCTGAATTAAATTAAGAGACAAAGAACCATGCCTTAAGCAGTAACAGAACAAAATCAATTACttgtaaataggatcaataagaaaataatataggATAGATTTAATCTTCTCAGTATATTTAGGAcctcttcctatttctttgttttcttttgaatatatGCTTAGTGGTGGGATAGTTGAATTAAAGGACGTGCACTATTTAGAAACTTCCttattataattccaaattgatttccagaattgTTCCACCCATTCATAGGCATCAGTGTCTTTTTCCACAGTCCctgaaacatttattattttctgtttttgtcactTTTACCAAGCTGATAGTTGTAAGATAGactctcagaattgctttaatttgcatttctctaattaatatttatttggagcactttttcataGGACTATAGATAGCCTGGGTTTCTTTCCTTGAGACCTGTCTGTTCATATTCTTAGATCATATATCAAGTAGagattcttatttttatagatttgaatCAATTCTTTATGTTGGAATAAAACTTAATTAAAGAAACTGCAGGAATTCCGGGAGGCAAGATGATGGCTTAGAAGCAAAAGCTGAGTTCTCTACGAAAACCCTtctacaccaatcaaaaacaaagtgcttcaagggggacCCAAAAACAAATTCAATAACAGGACAAAGGCAGGGATCATCTTGCTCAACTCAACTtaagaagaattcagagaagtttgaattcatgggtttaaggaaaagaaggagggtcCTAGTACCCCTCCCCAACCGTGTTCAGACTCTGGAGGTTGCTGGGGTCTCCCAGGTGAGGGCTCCAGCCTAAAGGGAGTGCTTTGCTGCTATGACCAGATGGGACTTAGTGGCTCAGTGCTCTGACAACAGTTggaagggaggcagctggaggagaaggggagaggggagagcagCTTGGTTGCACAGGATTTAGCCACTGCTCCTCCATCTTGGACTTCTGCCTCTGGAGgctttggcctcagggcacattcacCTCCTGTAGACCAGACTTAATCCAATCTAATAATAATGCAGATAAGAAGCTTTTAGAGGACAGGGAAAGCCAATATCCCACACCCCCATCTATTGCACTCAATCCAGCTGACTAGGATCCCAGGGTGAAGCCTGTAACTGAGACAGAGTATCTTAGTACCAGGTTCAGAAACTCAGGTCTCTGGccaggcagctggcagggaggtggctggcaaaaaggaagagaggagcaCAAAAGTTCTTTtggcctccacaccttcaccttcaccttcagcttctTTTGGCAGCTGGGGAAGCTCTGGCCTCAGGGCTCCTTAATAAAACAAGCGAGCTATATCAGCCTAATTCAGTTAGTCAGctaagcagagaagaagccccttcagaacagaatagcccaaacccacagatccagcaaataaacagaggagcaagaatacagccaatgatGGGGAGCaggggtgggaaggagaaggaaaaaatatgagtaaacaacagaaaaagaaaaaagaaattacaatcaacatcttctatccaggtaatgaacaaatagcaaatggaacagaggaggaacaAGGAACActaagcaaaaacacagaaactcaagtgaattggacacagacttGGAAGGACTCAAagcacaattcaaaaaacaattaagagaggctgaagacaattgggaaaagaacttaaaaagcaaaataaggcatctggaaacaaaggcacatgaaactaaaacaagaaagtagtgtcttgaaagccagaattaaccagcttgaaaatgtggcaaagaaagtgaaagatgacctacaaagaaaaacagtccagaaggagaagaatgatcaaaaagccaggggtgaaattcagtctttaaaagttagaaatgaacaattagaagcaaatgacttcacaaggcagcaagagtctataaaacaaaatcaaaagaatgaaaaaattgatgaaaatatgaaacacatcattgataaaacaacagacctagaaaataaacccaggagaagcaaaagaaaaagcctggatatcattctacaggaaattatctacaaaaactgctctgatattcttgaacaagagggtaaagtagagattgaaagaatttacagatcacctcctatattaaatccccaattgaccatatccaggaatgttatagccaagttcaagaacttccagatcaGTTGTCAAATTGTGAATCTTTATCCAGTAGCTGGGGTCATtgggttaatttaaaaaactggTTTATTAGATATACATTCTGTATGTTGTATAGCTAATgaaatgatgatttatgtggattatTCTATATCTTATGTTTGCTGAAATTATTGTTCCCATTAATTTTTagttaacttttttattttgactCATCCAAATTTGttagctctttgagagcaaggactgtgtGCTTCTTTTCATATCCCCAACACAGCAGAGtatatggcacatagtaggcacttactaatgTTTATTAATTCACTGGTTATGTATCAAGACCATAAATGTGTCATAGAAAGAATTTAGTAAGATCTTTTCTCttactatttttctaatttatgtAAAAGTGAAATGAATTGTTGTTTGATGGAATTCTTCTTGTCCTGAAGTTTTCTTCAAAGGAAATTCATTTttagcttcttcaatttcttcttctaaaattgGGTAGTTTTAatgcttgatttatttttctttttatttgagtattttgtattttgtaaatattcattatttcatgtaagtcATTGGGTTGCTTGGCATGTAATTAAgcaaaaatagtttctaataatatcctttatttttttatctgttgtaaattctgttttttaaaatagtcatttgattttcctttctcctttttaatcaAATTCACTAAATGGTTTATCAAAACTGAACTTTATTAATGCAACCATTTTTTGTTTTGAAGTTTGTTAATGCTGTTGacatttctaatttagtgttcAACTGgagtttttaaaatgtctttgctTTCTAGTATGTTTAGTTACtttctcaattcattgatctgtcctttctttttttcattaatcaaagcatttagagaaataaattttctcctaagaattattttggctgcatcccaaaaaTTCTGATATATAGCCTTAGTATTTTCattatctttacaaaaattatgtataatttccataatttgttctttgGTGCTCTGATTCTTCAGGATTGAATTATTTAGCCTCCAGgtgtttttaatacttttttccaGAGGCCTCTTATTTAATATGATTTTTGCTGAATTGTAGTTAGTAAAGGATATATATAAtacttcatgagatttttatgtCCTAAGACATGATTAATTTTAGGTACCACGTACAGTGAAGAAAAATgtgcctcctttctctttttatccagTAATcaccagaggtctatcatatctaatttttataaaacttCAATTCAGGTATTTAGTTTCCTTAATTTCCTACCTCATCATTTGGTGAATATGTGttaagtatttaaataaattcattGTCAATATTACCTTtcagcaaaatatatttcctctttaatctcttttaattaaatctattttgttCCCTTGTCTAAAATCATAATTGTCATTTGTGTTAAACTGAGGcttatatattaagtatttttgAAATCAATATGTTATTGGATTTTACTTTCTAACCTATTTGCTAGTCTCTCTGTTTTATGTGAGTTAATCTcgttcatattcacagttatgaaaGATAATTGTTTATTTCCCTCCATTGtactcatatttttcttctctatactCCTGGCTCTGTTTATCACAAGTTGTTaccttttgatttgtttttttgtttttttcaccttCTCCTCACTATCTCCTCTCCAAGCTTATAGTTGTTGTGTTTTAAATTTGTGGCTAATTCTTCCTTGAATCTACCcaatttcttattctccttttcctttctttttgtcctATCTATTGCCTTGTTTTGTTGAATGTAGTCATATACAAAACTGTGTAAGTATTCTGCCATCTTTTGAACAGTTTAGACAAAAGTGAAGTTCAAGCCTTGCCCATGCCCCCACTCTTTTCATATTTGGATATAGTTCAACTTGTACATCCTAATTAAGTATGTTAACAATTCcaccatttttcttcccattttcttctaatGTCTCCTCTTAGcagtcttccttttctttcattcttccatcTTCAAAACATAATAAACTTATTTGTGTAAGAGGGAATTTAGATATTTAattaaggtatggttgccaggaatcaatcaaattagcttgattccataattaaaaatagacccaagtcaggatggcttttatagaagtttatttacaattagcaaggttgaaggtagagaattagagagagagaaactctggcctggattAGGGGTCCCACCGGATGAGgatttagaggttaattaaactaGACTACAAGCCACGAGGCctttgacaattagagaggcaaagaagcctccttgagggtagaatctctagaaatgccaaggtaggtgaaagggagtcagcctaacttacccacgtgacaattcagagggaagctgtcTGAGGGCCCAGCAGAGGTCCTTCAATACCAAATTCAAAGCgtgaactgcctccacaggaagttaccatcatatttaaaagatagcatctttcatcacttcctgggggtccacctctaattcaagtggacaaatggcagcctcaacactgttttggactgcccaaagggcagtcccttgttcttgattccTTACTTATTGTCACTAActaatctcccctccccactcagggaagtgggatgacattatctctgatggctagagtttaacaatgaatgaggatgagct encodes:
- the LOC123231011 gene encoding olfactory receptor 13C7 is translated as MEEVNQTTSVTRFVLLGLSAHPKLEKIFFVLILVMYLVILLGNGVLIIITIYDSHLHTPMYFFLGNLSFLDICYTTSSVPLILDSFLTPRKTISFSGCAVQMFLSFAMGATECVLLSMMAFDRYVAICNPLRYPIIMSKSAYVPMAMGSWIAGAVNSVVQTSLAMQLPFCGDNVINHFTCEILAVLKLACADIITNVISMVVANMIFLVMPVLFIFISYVFIISTILRIPSAEGKRKAFSTCSAHLTVVIIFYGTILFMYAKPKSKDSLGADKQQIADKLISLFYGVVTPMLNPLIYSLRNKDVKTAVKNMLTQKLFTQ